The Prodigiosinella aquatilis region GGCGGTCGACATGATTAACAGACTCGAACCACCGTAACTGATCAGCGGCAATGTCAACCCTTTGGTCGGCAACATGCCCGCAGCGGCGCCAACATTAACCAGAACCTGAAAGCTAAACCAAATACCGATTGAACAGGCCAGAAATCCGGAAAAACGTTGATCAATCTCCAGCGCCCGTCGGCCAATCGACATCGCACGAAAAGCGACGAAGAATATCATTAACAACGCTAATACCACACCAACATAGCCAAGTTCTTCGCCTAAAATCGAGAAAATAAAGTCGGTATGGGCTTCTGGCAAATACTCCAGTTTCTGTATAGAATTTCCCAGTCCCTGCCCCCACAATTCGCCTCGGCCAAATGCCATCAACGATTGTGTCAACTGATAACCGCTACCAAACGGATCATTCCATGGATCCCAGAACGAAGTAACCCGTCGAATACGATATGGCTCAGCGGCAATCAGCACGCAAACAGCAAATATCCCGCAGCCGATAATGGACAGAAACTGCCACAATTTCGCCCCGGCCAGAAACAGCATGGCCAGTGTTGTGATAAACAGCACTACCACCGTTCCCAAGTCGGGCTGGGCCAGTAATAACACCGAAAGAATCACCATCACGCCCATCGGTTTACAAAAGCCCCAGAAATTATTACGAACTTCATCAACCTTGCGCACCATGTAACTGGAGAGGTAGCAAAACAGCGCCAGTTTCGATAGTTCGGCCGGCTGTATACGTAAAGGCCCAAACGAAATCCAGCGCGATGCGCCATTCACCGACCCGCCGACCACCAGAACCACCAGCAACAATGCCAGAGAAATCAGTAAAAACACGGCGCTGTAACGTTGCCATACCGCCATTGGAATGCGCATAGTGATCAGCGATAGAGCAAAAGCCAACCCCAGGTACAGCGCATCACGCTTGGCGAACAAAAATGGATCATTCGCCAGACGCTGACCTATCGGCATGGACGCGGAAGTCACCATGACAAACCCCAACACCGCCAGCCCCAGCGTCAACCATACCAACGTCCGGTCATACAGTACGGTACTGAGGTTATCGCTTTCACGCGTCCCCATTACCCAACTTTTCAGCCGCCCCAATATGGCCAACCGAACGATACTCATTATCCCAGCTCCTCTGCCAGACGAGCGAACTCATCTCCGCGCTGTTCAAAACTTCGGAATTGGTCAAGACTGGCGCAGGCAGGTGACAGCAACACAACATCTCCGGCTTTTGCCCGACCGGCAATCAGATGCATTGCCTGCGCCATCGTTTCTGTCTGCTCAGCTATCTCAGGCCGCAGTGCCGCCAGCAACCCACCATCACGACCAAAGCAATAAAGACGGATATTGTCACCCTGGATATATGTCAGTAGTGGTGAGAAATCCGCGGACTTACCATCCCCGCCTAACAACAGATGCAGCGTGTCATCGACAACCAGTCCACTTAATGCGGCTTCCGTACTGCCGACGTTGGTCGCTTTCGAATCGTTAATCCAGCGAATCCCCCGGCGTTCCAGCACCAGTTGAAAACGGTGCGCCAGACCAGTAAAAGTGGTCAGTGCTGTCAAGGCTGATGAGCGTGGAATGCCGACTGCATCTGCCAATGCCAGTGCGGCCAAAACATTGGTGTAATTATGCTGTCCGACCAGTTTGATTTCACGCGTGTTGATGACACGCTCACCTTTAACCCGCAACCAGGTCTCCCCCTGCTGACGGTTGAGATGATAATCACCCACATCCACACCAAAACTGAGGCATCGCTCATCAGCGCCACGGATTGGCATCGTTAGTGCGTCATCCGCGTTCACGATACAGACTTTGGCATTCTCATAAATACGGAGTTTGGCCGCACGATACTGCTGCAACCCCAACGGATAGCGGTTGGTATGATCTTCCGTCACGTTCAGAATGGTTGCCGCCGCCGCATGCAGACTACTGGTGGTTTCCAGTTGGAAGCTCGATAACTCCAGCACATACAATTGGCATTCCTGCTTCAACAATTGCAACGCTGGCACACCGATATTGCCACCCACACCCACAGCCCAACCTGCCGTACGAGCCATATCCCCGACCAGCGTGGTAACAGTGCTTTTACCATTGGAACCGGTGATAGCCACGATAGGCGCTTGCGCCTCGCGGCAGAACAGTTCGATATCACCCACAATTTCAATGCCTGCCTCTGCGGCAGAACCAAGCACGGGTGTAGATAATGCAATACCGGGGCTGGCGACAATCAGATCGGCGCTCATTAACCAATCGTCATGCAGCCCTCCCAGATAACGCTCAACATGTTCCGGCAGTTTGTCCAGGCCTGGCGGACTGATACGGGTATCCACCACGCGGGGTACCACCCCGCGCGTAAGGAAGAAATCAACACAGGAAAGCCCGGTCAGGCCTAACCCGATAATGACAACCTTTTTACCCTGATAGTCCATGTTTTACCGTACCTTAAGCGTTGCCAGGCCTATAAGCACCAGCATCAGCGAAATAATCCAGAACCGGACAATAACCCTCGGCTCCGGCCATCCTTTAAGCTCGTAATGGTGATGAATCGGCGCCATACGGAAAATACGCTGACCGCGAAGCTTAAACGATCCCACCTGCAAAATGACCGACAGCGTCTCAACCACAAAGACACCGCCCATGATGAGCAGCAAAAATTCCTGACGCAGTAACACAGCAATCGTGCCCAGCGCGCCCCCCAGAGCCAGAGATCCGACATCGCCCATGAAAACCTGTGCTGGATAGGTGTTGAACCATAGAAAACCCAATCCGGCACCGACAATAGCGGTGCACACAACCACCAATTCGCTGGCATGGCGAATATAGGGAATATGCAGGTAACTGGCGAAATTCATGTTCCCAGTTGCCCATGCCACCAGCGCGAATCCCCCCGCTACAAACACCGTTGGCATAATCGCCAGGCCATCCAGGCCATCGGTCAGGTTGACCGCATTGCTGGTGCCTACAATCACAAAGTAGGCCAACACGATATACATCAACCCCAGTTGCGGCATGATGTCTTTAAAAAATGGCACCACCAGTTGGGTAGCTGGCGTGCCTTTGCCAATGGCATACATGGAAAACGCCACCGCCAGCGCCAGCAGCGACTGCCAGAAGTATTTCCAACGGGCAATCAACCCCTTGGAGTCTTTACGCACAACTTTACGATAGTCATCCACAAAACCGACGATGCCATAACCCACCAAAA contains the following coding sequences:
- the ftsW gene encoding cell division protein FtsW produces the protein MSIVRLAILGRLKSWVMGTRESDNLSTVLYDRTLVWLTLGLAVLGFVMVTSASMPIGQRLANDPFLFAKRDALYLGLAFALSLITMRIPMAVWQRYSAVFLLISLALLLVVLVVGGSVNGASRWISFGPLRIQPAELSKLALFCYLSSYMVRKVDEVRNNFWGFCKPMGVMVILSVLLLAQPDLGTVVVLFITTLAMLFLAGAKLWQFLSIIGCGIFAVCVLIAAEPYRIRRVTSFWDPWNDPFGSGYQLTQSLMAFGRGELWGQGLGNSIQKLEYLPEAHTDFIFSILGEELGYVGVVLALLMIFFVAFRAMSIGRRALEIDQRFSGFLACSIGIWFSFQVLVNVGAAAGMLPTKGLTLPLISYGGSSLLIMSTAIVLLLRIDFETRLTKAQAFTRSAR
- the murD gene encoding UDP-N-acetylmuramoyl-L-alanine--D-glutamate ligase → MDYQGKKVVIIGLGLTGLSCVDFFLTRGVVPRVVDTRISPPGLDKLPEHVERYLGGLHDDWLMSADLIVASPGIALSTPVLGSAAEAGIEIVGDIELFCREAQAPIVAITGSNGKSTVTTLVGDMARTAGWAVGVGGNIGVPALQLLKQECQLYVLELSSFQLETTSSLHAAAATILNVTEDHTNRYPLGLQQYRAAKLRIYENAKVCIVNADDALTMPIRGADERCLSFGVDVGDYHLNRQQGETWLRVKGERVINTREIKLVGQHNYTNVLAALALADAVGIPRSSALTALTTFTGLAHRFQLVLERRGIRWINDSKATNVGSTEAALSGLVVDDTLHLLLGGDGKSADFSPLLTYIQGDNIRLYCFGRDGGLLAALRPEIAEQTETMAQAMHLIAGRAKAGDVVLLSPACASLDQFRSFEQRGDEFARLAEELG
- the mraY gene encoding phospho-N-acetylmuramoyl-pentapeptide-transferase translates to MLVWLAEHLVKFYSGFNVFSYLTFRAIVSLLTALIISLWMGPHLIAWLQRLQIGQVVRNEGPESHFSKRGTPTMGGVMILASIIISVLMWVNLSNPYVWCVLLVLVGYGIVGFVDDYRKVVRKDSKGLIARWKYFWQSLLALAVAFSMYAIGKGTPATQLVVPFFKDIMPQLGLMYIVLAYFVIVGTSNAVNLTDGLDGLAIMPTVFVAGGFALVAWATGNMNFASYLHIPYIRHASELVVVCTAIVGAGLGFLWFNTYPAQVFMGDVGSLALGGALGTIAVLLRQEFLLLIMGGVFVVETLSVILQVGSFKLRGQRIFRMAPIHHHYELKGWPEPRVIVRFWIISLMLVLIGLATLKVR